One genomic segment of Terrihabitans soli includes these proteins:
- a CDS encoding tartrate dehydrogenase: MRTYRIAVIPGDGIGNEVLPEGQKVLEASAGGRFRLDWQQFDWSCERFAKTGAMMPKDGLDQIRDFDAIYLGAVGFPGVPDHVSLWGLLIPIRRNFHQYINLRPVKLLKGVDSPLKSPGDIDFYVVRENNEGEYSNIGGRLYEGSEAELCMQQSIFSRRGCDRVMKYAFELAKTRKKHVTSATKSNGISHTMPYWDERFAAMTKQYPDVKADVYHIDILTAHFVRNPHWFDVVVGSNLFGDILSDLGPAVVGSIGIAPGANINPEKEYPSMFEPVHGSAPDIAGKGIANPIGQIWSGAMMLRHLGEEEAAQTIERAIETVLADGKSLTRDLGGKANTKELGDALASIVRETTHALA, encoded by the coding sequence ATGCGCACATACCGTATCGCCGTCATCCCGGGTGACGGCATCGGCAACGAGGTTTTGCCGGAAGGCCAGAAGGTTCTCGAAGCATCCGCCGGGGGCCGTTTCCGGCTCGACTGGCAGCAGTTCGACTGGAGCTGCGAACGCTTCGCCAAAACGGGCGCGATGATGCCCAAAGACGGGCTCGACCAGATTCGCGATTTCGACGCGATCTATCTCGGCGCCGTGGGTTTCCCGGGCGTTCCCGACCATGTGTCGCTGTGGGGTCTTCTGATCCCCATCCGCCGCAATTTCCACCAGTACATCAATCTGCGCCCGGTGAAACTCCTGAAGGGCGTCGACAGCCCGCTGAAATCGCCCGGCGATATCGACTTCTATGTCGTGCGCGAAAACAATGAGGGCGAGTATTCCAATATCGGCGGCCGCCTGTACGAAGGCAGCGAGGCCGAGCTGTGCATGCAGCAATCGATCTTCTCGCGCCGCGGCTGCGACCGCGTGATGAAATACGCCTTCGAACTCGCCAAAACCCGCAAAAAGCACGTCACCTCGGCGACGAAGTCGAACGGCATCAGCCATACGATGCCCTATTGGGACGAGCGCTTTGCGGCGATGACCAAGCAATATCCGGATGTAAAGGCCGATGTGTATCACATCGACATTCTGACCGCGCATTTCGTGCGCAATCCGCACTGGTTCGACGTCGTCGTCGGCTCGAACCTCTTCGGCGATATCCTGTCGGATCTTGGCCCCGCGGTTGTCGGCTCCATCGGCATTGCGCCGGGCGCCAATATCAATCCCGAGAAGGAATACCCGTCCATGTTCGAGCCGGTGCACGGCTCGGCACCGGACATCGCCGGAAAGGGTATAGCGAACCCCATCGGCCAGATCTGGTCGGGCGCAATGATGCTGCGCCATCTCGGCGAAGAGGAAGCAGCTCAAACCATCGAGCGCGCCATCGAAACCGTCCTTGCGGACGGTAAGAGCCTGACCCGCGATCTCGGCGGCAAAGCCAACACGAAAGAACTGGGCGATGCGCTCGCGAGCATTGTTCGCGAAACGACGCACGCTCTGGCCTGA
- a CDS encoding PdxA family dehydrogenase: MTASDRPVIALTPGDCTGIGPEQTAKLLAAGRMNEVARLVVIGDSRVLEFGAKQAGVKLNLHRYQSPAAVDWEADGIPIVDLGNTDPAEFPLGVASPKSGKLTGDTLARAIDFAKAGELDGITFAPLNKQAMFKGGWEFPDEHKMFAHLLDHKGMFSEMNVLEGQWMTRVTSHVSLRTAVEQVTFDSICRALKLADETMRMAGIEKPRIAVAALNPHAGEGGLFGTEEIDIIRPAVEHMAKQGIDCKGPFPSDTVYLKAFAGDYDSVLAMYHDQGQIATKLKGFNKGVTITAGLDVVFTTPAHGTAFDIVGKGVANIGAFESAVQLASQVASRKKAARAKAA; this comes from the coding sequence ATGACCGCCAGTGACCGGCCCGTAATTGCTCTCACCCCCGGCGACTGCACGGGCATTGGTCCGGAACAGACCGCCAAGCTCCTGGCGGCCGGGCGGATGAATGAGGTCGCAAGGCTGGTCGTGATCGGCGATAGCCGGGTTCTGGAATTCGGCGCCAAGCAGGCGGGCGTGAAGCTCAATCTCCACCGCTATCAGTCGCCGGCCGCGGTCGACTGGGAGGCGGACGGCATCCCGATTGTCGATCTCGGCAATACCGATCCGGCCGAGTTTCCCCTCGGCGTCGCCAGCCCCAAATCCGGCAAGCTGACGGGCGATACTTTGGCCCGCGCCATCGATTTCGCCAAAGCCGGCGAGCTCGACGGCATCACCTTCGCGCCGCTGAACAAGCAGGCCATGTTCAAGGGTGGCTGGGAATTCCCGGACGAACACAAAATGTTCGCCCATCTTCTCGACCACAAAGGCATGTTCAGCGAAATGAACGTGCTCGAGGGCCAGTGGATGACGCGCGTCACCTCGCATGTCTCGCTGCGCACGGCGGTCGAGCAGGTCACTTTCGATTCGATCTGCCGGGCGCTGAAGCTCGCGGATGAGACCATGCGCATGGCCGGCATCGAAAAGCCGCGCATCGCGGTCGCCGCGCTCAACCCGCATGCGGGCGAGGGCGGTCTGTTCGGCACGGAAGAAATCGACATCATCCGCCCCGCCGTCGAACACATGGCCAAACAGGGTATCGACTGCAAAGGCCCGTTCCCGTCCGACACCGTCTATCTGAAGGCGTTTGCCGGAGACTATGACAGCGTGCTGGCGATGTATCACGACCAGGGTCAGATCGCGACGAAGCTCAAGGGCTTCAACAAGGGCGTGACGATCACCGCCGGACTCGACGTCGTCTTTACGACACCGGCGCACGGCACCGCCTTCGACATCGTCGGCAAGGGCGTTGCCAATATCGGTGCGTTCGAATCGGCGGTGCAGCTTGCCTCGCAGGTCGCCAGCCGCAAAAAGGCGGCCCGCGCCAAAGCGGCATGA
- a CDS encoding SAM-dependent methyltransferase, protein MSAHNQTAFTLPGTVPSRLTARLLKAVLGRVHCGTIHVHLPSGEPLEVRGDHDGPSASIILRDWRALRRIAMSGDLGFAAGFIEGEWTSPDLPATIEFFARNANALDAAGRSWAARVASQVWHRARSNTRTGSRKNIQFHYDLGNSFYRLWLDGGMQYSSAIYAPGDTLETAQARKLDRILELLDLDGYERVLEIGCGWGAVAERVLDEGCSLTGLTLSNEQADYARTRLNSFGQRADIRLEDYRDVTGRFDRIVSIEMIEAVGEKYWPSYFDVLRERLADGGSAVIQAITINEDRFESYRRNPDFIQRYIFPGGMLPTKTSMRAHAKAAGLDLVHSEAFGLGYANTLADWRQRFHTAREDVEKLGFDRRFLRMWDYYLAYCEGGFRAGTIDVGLYVFKSR, encoded by the coding sequence ATGTCCGCACATAACCAGACCGCCTTCACGCTGCCGGGCACCGTTCCCTCGCGCCTGACGGCGCGGCTGCTGAAAGCCGTGCTGGGGCGCGTTCATTGCGGCACGATCCACGTCCACCTGCCGAGCGGCGAGCCGCTCGAGGTGCGCGGCGATCATGACGGGCCCTCTGCCTCGATCATCCTTCGCGACTGGCGTGCGCTGAGGCGCATTGCGATGTCGGGCGATCTCGGTTTTGCCGCGGGCTTTATCGAAGGCGAATGGACAAGCCCCGATCTGCCGGCGACCATCGAGTTCTTTGCCCGCAATGCCAACGCGCTCGATGCCGCCGGGCGCTCATGGGCGGCGCGGGTCGCCTCGCAGGTCTGGCACCGGGCGCGCAGCAATACGCGCACCGGAAGCCGCAAGAACATCCAGTTCCATTACGATCTTGGCAATTCCTTCTACCGGCTGTGGCTGGATGGCGGCATGCAATATTCCTCGGCGATCTACGCGCCGGGCGACACGCTGGAGACGGCGCAGGCGCGCAAGCTCGACCGCATTCTCGAACTGCTCGATCTCGATGGCTATGAGCGCGTGCTGGAGATCGGCTGCGGATGGGGCGCGGTGGCGGAACGTGTTCTCGACGAGGGCTGTTCGCTGACCGGGCTGACGCTGTCGAATGAACAAGCCGACTATGCGCGTACACGCCTGAACTCTTTCGGCCAGCGCGCCGATATCAGGCTCGAGGATTACCGCGATGTCACCGGCCGCTTCGACCGTATTGTCTCCATCGAAATGATCGAAGCCGTCGGCGAGAAGTACTGGCCGTCCTATTTCGACGTGCTGCGTGAGCGGTTGGCCGACGGTGGCTCCGCCGTCATTCAGGCGATCACTATCAATGAGGACAGGTTCGAGAGTTACCGCCGCAACCCGGATTTCATCCAGCGCTATATTTTTCCCGGCGGCATGCTGCCGACAAAGACCTCAATGCGCGCGCATGCCAAAGCGGCCGGCCTTGACCTTGTGCATTCGGAAGCCTTCGGCCTCGGCTATGCCAACACCCTCGCCGACTGGCGGCAGCGTTTCCATACGGCGCGCGAAGATGTCGAGAAACTCGGCTTCGACCGCCGCTTCCTGCGCATGTGGGATTACTACCTCGCTTATTGCGAAGGCGGTTTCCGCGCCGGTACGATCGATGTCGGGCTTTACGTGTTCAAGAGCCGATAA
- a CDS encoding DUF1365 domain-containing protein, which yields MSFSSGIYTGSVTHVRTRPKKHRLSYRVFWFLLDLDELETLSKSLRFFSLGRFNLFSFSQSDHATASNVPLRRQIETVLTDAGLDLPGGAIRLLCMPRVFGYVFNPISVYFCHRKTGELAAIIYEVTNTFGQRHSYLIPVDRDEARQRQSIKQSARKELYVSPFIDMNITYDFRVMEPDETVSLTVRGSDPEGLLISASMIGMRSEFSDRALIRAALTHPLLTLKVVVGIHWEALKLWVKGVRLTHRPAPPSSPVTFVTSKAVSDVRT from the coding sequence ATGAGTTTTTCCTCCGGCATCTATACCGGCTCCGTCACCCATGTCCGGACACGGCCCAAAAAGCACCGATTGTCCTATCGCGTGTTCTGGTTCCTGCTCGATCTCGACGAACTGGAAACCCTGTCGAAGTCGCTGCGCTTCTTCAGCCTTGGCCGTTTCAATCTGTTTTCGTTTTCGCAATCCGACCATGCGACCGCGAGCAATGTCCCGCTGCGCCGGCAGATCGAAACCGTGCTGACGGATGCCGGGCTCGATCTTCCGGGCGGCGCCATCCGCCTTCTCTGTATGCCGCGCGTTTTTGGCTATGTGTTCAATCCGATCTCGGTCTATTTCTGCCATCGCAAGACGGGCGAGCTGGCCGCGATCATCTATGAAGTGACCAACACCTTCGGTCAGCGGCATTCCTATCTCATCCCCGTCGATCGCGACGAGGCCAGGCAGCGCCAATCGATCAAGCAGTCGGCGCGCAAAGAGCTGTACGTCTCGCCCTTCATCGACATGAACATCACTTATGACTTCCGGGTGATGGAGCCGGACGAAACCGTCTCGCTCACGGTGCGCGGTTCCGACCCTGAGGGGCTTTTGATCTCAGCCTCGATGATCGGCATGCGTTCGGAGTTTTCGGACCGCGCGCTGATCCGCGCCGCGCTCACCCACCCCCTTCTCACACTCAAAGTCGTCGTCGGCATCCATTGGGAGGCGCTGAAGCTGTGGGTCAAAGGCGTGCGGCTGACGCACCGGCCTGCCCCGCCGTCCTCTCCCGTAACATTCGTGACTTCAAAGGCGGTTTCCGATGTCCGCACATAA
- a CDS encoding NAD(P)/FAD-dependent oxidoreductase: MEADLSDGPLNIAVIGSGISGLSCAWLLSARHRVTLYERAERLGGHAHTVDIGTKRPLPVDTGFIVYNERTYPNLTALFSHLGVPTKPSDMSFAVSLGGGRLEYSGTGFGGLFAQKSNLFRPRFWSMLRDLRRLYRNAPKDLVRLADSDISLGSYLNREGYSAALRDDHILPMAAAIWSTAARDVLDYPAASFLRFCCNHGLLQLNDRPEWRTVDGGSRVYVEKLARRISGTIYTGAGSARVRRTANGVIVDHGNGRKTLFDRVVIATHADQALALLDDPSPDEQRLLGAFRYSKNLAVLHCDEHLMPIRKTAWSSWNYLDANDELCVTYWMNRLQGIEGRNLFVTLNPAYPPRAGTILMSELYEHPLFDGAAMRAQEELWSLQGERQTWFCGAHFGSGFHEDGLQSGLAVAEQLGGVRRPWNVENESGRIHVRSVGMTEHAPS, translated from the coding sequence ATGGAAGCGGATCTTTCAGACGGACCGCTTAATATCGCAGTTATCGGGTCGGGAATTTCCGGCCTTTCCTGCGCCTGGCTTTTATCGGCCCGCCACCGCGTCACACTCTATGAGCGTGCCGAGCGGCTGGGCGGGCATGCGCATACGGTCGATATCGGCACGAAGCGGCCTTTGCCCGTCGACACCGGCTTCATTGTCTATAACGAGCGCACCTATCCGAACCTCACGGCGCTGTTTTCCCATCTCGGCGTTCCGACAAAGCCGTCGGATATGTCTTTCGCCGTCTCGCTCGGCGGCGGGCGTCTCGAATATTCCGGCACCGGGTTTGGCGGCTTGTTCGCCCAGAAATCCAATCTCTTTCGCCCGCGCTTCTGGTCGATGCTGCGCGATCTGCGCCGCCTTTACCGCAACGCACCGAAGGATCTCGTGCGGCTTGCCGACAGCGACATCTCGCTCGGCAGTTATCTGAACCGCGAAGGCTACAGCGCCGCGCTCCGCGACGATCACATCCTGCCGATGGCCGCAGCCATCTGGTCGACGGCGGCGCGCGATGTGCTCGATTATCCTGCGGCAAGCTTTCTGCGCTTTTGCTGCAATCACGGCCTCCTGCAGCTGAACGACCGACCCGAATGGCGCACCGTCGACGGCGGCAGCCGCGTCTATGTCGAGAAGCTGGCGCGCCGGATCTCCGGCACGATCTATACCGGCGCCGGCTCCGCGCGCGTGCGGCGCACGGCAAACGGGGTCATCGTCGATCACGGCAATGGCCGCAAAACGCTTTTCGACCGCGTCGTCATCGCCACGCATGCCGATCAGGCGCTGGCTTTGCTCGATGACCCTTCACCGGACGAACAGCGCCTCCTTGGCGCGTTCCGCTATTCGAAGAATCTTGCCGTGCTGCATTGCGACGAGCATCTGATGCCGATCCGCAAAACCGCCTGGTCGAGCTGGAACTATCTCGATGCCAATGACGAACTCTGCGTCACCTATTGGATGAACCGCCTTCAGGGCATTGAAGGACGCAATCTGTTCGTCACGCTCAACCCCGCTTATCCGCCGCGCGCCGGCACGATTCTGATGAGCGAGCTTTACGAACATCCGCTGTTCGATGGCGCGGCGATGCGCGCGCAAGAGGAGTTGTGGTCGCTGCAGGGCGAGCGCCAGACATGGTTCTGCGGCGCGCATTTCGGCTCGGGATTCCACGAGGACGGCCTGCAATCGGGGCTCGCTGTCGCCGAACAGCTCGGCGGCGTCCGGCGGCCCTGGAATGTCGAGAACGAGAGCGGGCGCATTCATGTGCGCTCTGTCGGCATGACGGAGCACGCACCGTCATGA
- a CDS encoding sigma-70 family RNA polymerase sigma factor: MPQPAGGADFGRLIVAVAEARDREAFARLFGHFAPRLKAFLMRAGADAAAAEDFAQEAMLIVWHKASLYDPARAAPSSWIFTIARNLRIDTLRRNRYAPRDIDPSDLPDAPLQPDAAFDGSEGARRVRAALAALPEEQRKVLLLSYFSDLAHGEISRRLDMPLGTVKSRLRLAVARLRETLGDLS, translated from the coding sequence ATGCCGCAGCCGGCTGGCGGCGCCGATTTCGGGCGCCTTATCGTGGCCGTTGCCGAGGCCCGCGACCGGGAGGCTTTCGCGCGCCTGTTCGGCCATTTCGCGCCCCGCCTCAAAGCGTTTCTGATGCGCGCGGGCGCGGATGCGGCCGCGGCTGAAGATTTTGCCCAGGAAGCCATGCTGATCGTCTGGCACAAGGCGTCTCTCTACGATCCCGCGCGGGCGGCGCCGAGCTCCTGGATCTTCACCATCGCCCGCAATCTTCGGATCGATACGCTCCGCCGCAACCGCTATGCGCCCCGCGATATCGATCCCAGCGATCTGCCCGATGCGCCGCTGCAGCCCGATGCGGCGTTTGACGGCAGCGAAGGTGCGCGCCGTGTGCGCGCGGCGCTGGCCGCTTTGCCCGAAGAGCAGAGAAAGGTTTTGCTGCTGTCCTATTTCAGCGATCTCGCCCATGGCGAAATTTCGCGCCGGCTCGATATGCCGCTCGGCACGGTGAAGTCGCGGCTCAGGCTTGCGGTGGCGCGCCTGCGCGAGACGCTTGGAGATCTGTCATGA
- a CDS encoding ChrR family anti-sigma-E factor, translating into MSITHVPSDETMLAYAAGTLSCAQRLVVETHLALCEQSRAWAGTLEEIGGVLIEDIDPVDVAPDALDRVFARIDAMPAEPKSAVSDAEIAALPEPLRHYPMSPWRKAGRGTFIRYVLTPEEGDHRLILFKIDPGKKMPQHSHSGQELTCVISGSYSDESGRYGPGDFEEAGDDFSHRPVIDSDEPCICIVALTGKMKLEGFVGRLLQPFVRL; encoded by the coding sequence ATGAGCATAACTCATGTGCCGAGCGACGAGACCATGCTGGCCTATGCGGCCGGCACGCTGTCCTGTGCGCAGAGGCTCGTCGTCGAAACGCATCTTGCGCTGTGCGAACAATCGCGCGCCTGGGCCGGCACGCTCGAAGAGATCGGCGGCGTTCTGATCGAGGATATCGATCCGGTGGACGTCGCGCCCGATGCTCTCGATCGCGTTTTCGCGCGCATCGATGCGATGCCCGCGGAGCCGAAATCTGCCGTGTCCGATGCCGAGATCGCCGCGCTTCCCGAACCGCTGCGTCACTATCCCATGTCTCCCTGGCGCAAGGCCGGACGCGGCACGTTCATCCGCTATGTGCTGACGCCCGAGGAGGGCGATCACCGCCTGATCCTGTTCAAGATCGATCCCGGCAAAAAAATGCCCCAGCACTCGCATTCGGGCCAGGAACTGACCTGCGTGATTTCCGGCTCCTATTCGGATGAGAGCGGACGCTACGGCCCCGGCGATTTCGAGGAGGCAGGCGATGATTTCAGCCATCGCCCGGTCATCGATTCCGATGAGCCGTGCATCTGCATCGTCGCGCTGACGGGCAAGATGAAGCTGGAAGGCTTTGTCGGGCGTCTGCTGCAGCCCTTCGTCCGGCTGTGA
- a CDS encoding alpha/beta hydrolase: MRDSFLGLITPSGGAAPTFSVSYMPGERGTLDIYAPKDAKNAPVVVFFYGGSWQMGRKSLYRFVGHALAKRGVVAVIPDYRVYPEVRFPDFLKDGAKAFKWTHDNAASFGGDANRIFVMGHSAGAHIAAMLALDPQWLKGEGLDPARSIAGFVGLSGPYDFLPLQSENLVAVFKGNNRPETQPINFATASAPPAFLATGDEDDVVLPRNSQNLAARLRGAGASVEQVVYPGRGHFGTIMAMIGPLHYLAPVVDDVAGFINSRGAR, from the coding sequence ATGCGCGACAGCTTTCTCGGTCTCATTACGCCGAGCGGCGGTGCGGCCCCCACTTTCTCCGTTTCCTATATGCCGGGCGAACGCGGCACGCTCGACATCTATGCGCCTAAGGATGCGAAGAACGCGCCGGTCGTTGTCTTCTTCTACGGCGGCAGCTGGCAGATGGGCCGCAAGAGTCTCTATCGCTTTGTCGGCCACGCGCTCGCAAAGCGCGGTGTGGTCGCCGTCATTCCCGATTACCGCGTCTATCCGGAAGTGCGCTTTCCGGATTTTTTGAAAGACGGTGCCAAGGCTTTCAAATGGACGCATGACAATGCGGCTTCGTTTGGCGGCGACGCGAACCGCATTTTCGTCATGGGTCATTCGGCGGGTGCGCATATTGCGGCGATGCTGGCGCTCGATCCGCAATGGCTGAAAGGCGAGGGGCTCGATCCGGCAAGGAGTATTGCCGGTTTTGTCGGCCTGTCCGGTCCTTACGATTTCCTGCCGCTGCAGAGCGAAAATCTCGTCGCGGTCTTTAAGGGCAATAACCGGCCCGAAACACAGCCCATCAATTTCGCGACGGCCTCAGCGCCGCCGGCATTTCTGGCAACTGGCGATGAGGACGATGTCGTCCTGCCGCGCAATTCACAAAACCTTGCCGCCCGTCTGCGCGGCGCGGGTGCGTCCGTCGAGCAAGTGGTCTATCCGGGCCGCGGTCATTTCGGAACGATCATGGCGATGATCGGCCCGTTGCATTATCTCGCGCCCGTCGTCGATGACGTCGCGGGGTTCATCAATTCCCGGGGCGCGAGATGA
- a CDS encoding DUF1295 domain-containing protein, which yields MTLPLLGLLIACGFLSGVMSLAWIVQYKTGNAGWSDAFWSFGLGLAGTVLALIPVAGEEDPTTRQIVVAVLVAIWGLRLGSHIARRSLKGPEDARYAQLRKEWGSDFQRRLFIFLQIQAAAGAFLVLSVLAAAQNPDPSFRPQDWLAIALLIVAVTGEGIADRQLRAFAHNSKNKGKVCDTGLWAFSRHPNYFFEWLGWFAYALFAIDLAGAHVWGWLALSGPAFMYWLLVHVSGIPPLEAHMLRSRKKAFAAYQKRVPAFFPRTPSRR from the coding sequence ATGACGCTTCCGCTGCTCGGACTCTTGATCGCGTGCGGCTTTCTCTCGGGCGTCATGTCTCTCGCCTGGATCGTTCAGTACAAGACTGGCAATGCCGGTTGGTCCGATGCGTTCTGGTCGTTCGGGCTCGGCCTTGCGGGCACCGTGCTGGCGCTGATCCCGGTCGCGGGAGAGGAAGATCCGACGACGCGCCAGATTGTGGTTGCCGTGCTTGTCGCCATCTGGGGTCTGCGCCTCGGCTCGCACATTGCGCGCCGCTCGCTCAAAGGGCCGGAAGACGCGCGCTATGCGCAGTTGCGCAAAGAATGGGGATCCGATTTCCAGCGCCGGCTTTTCATCTTCCTGCAGATTCAGGCAGCGGCCGGAGCCTTCCTTGTGCTGTCCGTGCTGGCTGCGGCGCAAAATCCAGATCCATCATTTCGCCCGCAGGACTGGCTTGCGATTGCGCTTCTCATCGTCGCGGTGACCGGCGAGGGGATCGCCGACCGTCAGCTCCGCGCCTTTGCGCACAATTCGAAAAACAAAGGCAAGGTTTGCGACACCGGTCTCTGGGCCTTCTCGCGCCATCCGAACTATTTCTTCGAATGGCTCGGCTGGTTCGCCTATGCGCTGTTTGCGATCGATCTTGCGGGCGCGCATGTCTGGGGCTGGCTCGCGCTAAGCGGTCCCGCCTTCATGTACTGGCTGCTGGTGCATGTCTCCGGCATTCCGCCGCTCGAAGCGCATATGCTGCGCTCGCGCAAGAAAGCCTTCGCCGCTTATCAGAAGCGCGTGCCGGCTTTCTTCCCGCGAACACCTTCAAGACGCTGA
- a CDS encoding DUF2177 family protein yields the protein MQHLIAYLSVLAIFSVIDTLWLGTMASKVYRPLLGDIVIQDFRVAPAIAFYLFYAIGLVIFAVAPALKNGQWTTALLWGALFGLFAYGTYDLTNYATLRNWGFKVTAIDMAWGTFVSGTASLLAYAVSSWLLKLFGSAS from the coding sequence ATGCAGCACCTCATCGCCTATCTGTCCGTTCTCGCCATCTTCTCGGTCATCGACACGCTCTGGCTCGGGACCATGGCCTCTAAGGTCTACCGGCCGCTGCTGGGCGATATCGTCATTCAGGACTTCCGGGTCGCGCCGGCCATTGCCTTCTATCTGTTCTATGCAATCGGCCTTGTGATCTTCGCGGTGGCGCCGGCGCTGAAAAACGGCCAATGGACCACCGCCCTCCTCTGGGGTGCGCTGTTCGGCCTGTTCGCCTACGGCACTTATGATTTGACGAACTACGCGACGCTCAGGAACTGGGGGTTCAAGGTCACGGCCATCGATATGGCGTGGGGCACATTCGTCAGCGGCACGGCAAGCCTGCTTGCATATGCCGTTTCGTCCTGGCTGCTGAAGCTGTTCGGCTCAGCGTCTTGA
- a CDS encoding phosphotransferase, which yields MADPKPDFTLEQLVWKYCSKALKSEISSSQQRFQIHNLTLKDGRRIVAKATPRSEKSLAHLAAAYRIQEGLRGMGVPCARLLAGPELLDDDRIIVVHEHFAPGVPHSCETPEHLAAVASALHTLRQKMNGAPYQGLGQMAVCPTSGMPQRLMELLEKWAFTVNSAEDWAIMHGDFKARNLRFEKARVSAIYDFESLTIGSEAHIVGYSSVVFSGGSERLAINFDLDTARAFIAAYEKARREPFSNVQREAAHGGMIHAMAYMGRLLLLGKALSADELTDQIIAFESKF from the coding sequence ATGGCCGACCCCAAACCCGACTTCACGCTGGAGCAGTTGGTCTGGAAATATTGCTCAAAGGCCCTCAAATCTGAAATTTCTTCCTCTCAGCAGCGCTTTCAAATCCACAATCTGACGCTTAAGGACGGACGGCGCATCGTGGCGAAAGCTACCCCCCGCTCCGAAAAGAGTCTTGCCCACCTCGCCGCGGCCTATCGCATACAGGAGGGCTTGCGCGGAATGGGCGTACCCTGCGCCCGCCTGCTCGCGGGTCCGGAACTATTGGATGACGATCGCATAATCGTTGTTCATGAGCACTTCGCGCCGGGAGTCCCTCACAGCTGCGAAACGCCCGAACATCTCGCGGCTGTCGCGTCCGCACTACACACGCTTCGGCAAAAAATGAACGGTGCGCCCTATCAGGGTCTCGGGCAGATGGCTGTTTGCCCCACCTCAGGCATGCCTCAGCGTTTGATGGAATTACTTGAGAAGTGGGCCTTCACGGTTAATTCAGCCGAAGACTGGGCCATCATGCACGGAGACTTCAAAGCCCGTAACCTGAGATTCGAAAAGGCCAGGGTCAGCGCGATATACGATTTCGAATCGCTGACTATTGGCTCGGAGGCTCACATTGTCGGGTATTCTTCCGTGGTTTTCTCCGGAGGAAGCGAGCGGCTGGCGATCAACTTTGACCTGGATACCGCGCGAGCGTTCATCGCGGCGTATGAGAAGGCGAGACGTGAGCCATTCTCAAACGTACAACGAGAGGCGGCGCACGGCGGTATGATTCATGCCATGGCATATATGGGCAGACTTCTCTTACTCGGCAAAGCTCTATCCGCCGACGAACTCACGGATCAAATCATCGCCTTTGAAAGCAAATTCTGA
- a CDS encoding efflux RND transporter periplasmic adaptor subunit, with protein sequence MSGSSEGENGSSVVASVKTDGSGAAQAAAPAATEGKKRPPPVEVAKARTSEASIQLESVGTLASDESVAIAAEVVGRISSINFKEGEPVKADSVLVTLDNLLSSADLAFADANLKLAESNFERATTLSKTGAGTARNRDEAQAALDTARAAYELARVRRDKTEIRAPFDGIVGLRAISVGAYAQVGQTLVNLEKIDTLKLDFRLPEINLRDVKVGQTVDIVVDAYPDRKFQGEVYAIDPLVDANGRALKIRARLANPNGELRPGLFARVRLIGASRGQVVIIPEGAIVPRGTDTVVFTVTDGKAKESKVRLGRRADGEVEILEGLAADATVVTAGQARVKNGQPVEIVQPQQPS encoded by the coding sequence ATGTCCGGATCATCCGAGGGCGAAAATGGCTCCTCGGTCGTCGCCTCGGTAAAGACCGACGGTAGCGGGGCGGCACAAGCCGCAGCGCCTGCCGCGACCGAGGGCAAGAAGCGCCCGCCGCCGGTTGAGGTCGCCAAGGCCCGGACGTCCGAAGCCTCGATCCAGCTGGAATCCGTCGGCACACTCGCTTCAGATGAATCGGTCGCGATCGCTGCTGAAGTCGTCGGGCGCATCTCCTCGATCAATTTCAAGGAAGGCGAGCCGGTCAAAGCGGACTCCGTCCTTGTGACGCTCGACAATCTCCTGTCCAGCGCCGATCTCGCTTTCGCCGACGCCAATCTTAAACTCGCCGAGAGCAATTTCGAACGCGCGACGACGCTGTCGAAGACAGGTGCGGGTACGGCGCGTAATCGCGACGAGGCCCAGGCGGCTCTCGATACCGCGCGCGCCGCTTATGAACTCGCGCGCGTGCGCCGCGACAAAACGGAAATCCGCGCGCCGTTCGACGGCATTGTCGGTCTGCGGGCGATATCGGTCGGCGCTTACGCGCAGGTCGGCCAGACACTCGTCAATCTCGAGAAGATCGACACGCTGAAGCTCGATTTTCGTCTGCCGGAAATTAATCTGCGCGATGTGAAGGTCGGCCAGACGGTCGACATCGTGGTCGACGCCTATCCCGACCGCAAATTCCAAGGCGAAGTCTACGCCATCGATCCTTTGGTCGATGCCAATGGGCGCGCGCTGAAGATCCGTGCGCGGCTGGCAAATCCCAACGGAGAGCTTCGGCCGGGCCTCTTTGCCCGCGTCCGCCTGATCGGCGCCTCGCGCGGACAGGTCGTTATCATTCCGGAAGGCGCGATCGTGCCGCGCGGCACCGACACCGTCGTCTTCACCGTGACCGATGGCAAAGCCAAGGAATCGAAAGTCCGCCTCGGCCGCCGGGCCGATGGCGAGGTCGAGATCCTCGAAGGCCTTGCCGCCGATGCCACCGTCGTGACCGCCGGCCAGGCGCGGGTGAAAAACGGCCAGCCTGTCGAAATCGTCCAGCCGCAACAGCCGAGCTAA